The stretch of DNA GGCCCCGGTCGTAGTCGATCCCGCTCTCGGGATCGCCGCCGTGCTTGACGCGCCGGAAGCGGGACGTGACGAGAGGTCGTTACCGGACCTGCGGCGAGCTGTGTCCCCGATGGCGACGTTGCTGTTACTGATCGCCGTCCTTTGACCGGAACCGTCGGATGGGACGGCCGGGCGAGCTCACCGCATCGGCCGTCCTGTTCCCGGTACCGGGCGGCCCCAGGACGCGTCGCCTTTGATTACACAGCGTGTCAGCCGCAGGCAACTGCTCTTGGCCCGTCCGGGCATTCGCAAGCCCCGGCGACGAAACCGATCAAGGCAAAATTTTACCCGATCTTGAAGAGCAAGGTAAACGTATTCATCTTCACATCCGGTTACTGACCTTGGCCAACTGATGTCCCTTTCCTTCCTGTTGACGCTCCCTTTGCCTGCCCGTTTTAGATACGTGAGTCAACTGTGAGAGCGGCATGGGTGGGATGTAGCGGGGATGCGGACTGGATTGCGGGGCGGGGGCAGGGCCTTCGGGGCGCTGCTGAGCGTGACGTTGGCCGTGGGAGTGGTTCCGGCCTTGGGAGGCGGTGAGGCCGCGGCGGCTGTGCCGGCCGCGTCGCGCGGCGCGGAGGCAGCTCCTGCCGATGGTGGTGTGTCGGAGGCGGACGCTTTGGCGGAGGCCAGGCGGACGGGGAAGCCGGTGGAGGTCTCCGCGCGGCGTGGGGAGAGCCGTGAGGTGTTCGCCACGCCGGAGGGGAATCTGGAGGCGCGGGAGTATCTGCGTCCGGTGTGGGCCCGTGGCCAGGGTGGCTGGAAGCGGGTCGACACCAGTCTGGTGGCGACCGGTGAGGGGATGGTCGCACCGAAGGCCGCGACGGTGGAGGTGGAGTTCTCCGCCGGTGGTGGGTCGGCGCCGTTGGTGCGGATGCGGCGGGCGGGGCGTGAGCTGAGCCTGTCGTGGCCGACGGCCCTGCCCAAGCCGGAGCTGGAAGGCGCGGTGGCGACGTATGCGTCGGTGCTGCCGGATGTGGATCTGCGGATGACCGCGCAGGAGGACGGTTTCACCCAGTTGCTGGTGGTGAAGTCGGCGAAGGCCGCGGCGAGTGCGGAGCTGGCCGAGCTGCGGTTGAAGCTGTCGGCGTCGGGCCTGGACGTGCGGGAGACCGACGGGGGCGGGCTGGAGGCCGTCGACCAGGGCGCGGCGGGCGCGGTGTTCGAGGCGCCGAAGCCGATGATGTGGGACTCCAGCCCAGGCGAGCAGGCCGCCGCCCCCGCGCAGTCACGCGCCACCACGCTCGGCGCGCGGACTGCGGCGCCGGAGGAGGGGAGTGGTGAGCCGGGTGCGGGGGAGTCGGGCAAGCTCGCGCCGGTGGGTGTGGATGTGACGGCCCGGCAGGACGAGCTGGTGCTGACCCCGGACGCGGGTGTGCTGAAGGGTGCGGACACCACCTACCCGGTGTACATCGATCCGCAGTGGTCCACGCCGAAGGCGTCGGCGTGGACGATGGCGTCGAAGTACTGGGCGTCGTCGCCGCAGTGGAAGTTCAACGGTGCCGCGGACGCCGGTCTGGGTTACTGCAACTGGGACTACTGCGCCCCGCATGACACGAAGCGGCTGTTCTACCGGATCCCGACCTCGACGTTCGCGGGGAAGTCGATCCTGTCGGCGGAGTTCGTGGTGCGTAACACGTGGTCGGCGTCGTGCAATGCGCGCAGTGTGGAGTTGTGGCAGACCAAGGACATCTCCTCCTCGACCACGTGGAACAGTCAGAACGCCTCGGGTTTCTGGATCAAGCAGCTGGCGTCGAAGTCCTTCGCCTACGGCTATACGGGCTGTGCGGCCAAGGACGCCGAGTTCGATGTGAAGTCGGCGGTGCAGACGGCCGCGAACAACAAGAGCGCGACGATGACGTTCGGGCTCCAGGCGGCCAGTGAGACGGACGGTTATGCCTGGAAGCGGTTCTCGGACAAGGCGTATCTGCGGGTGCAGTACAACCGGCCGCCGCCGCAGATCAAGATGTCGCAGCTGACGATGGAGTACGGCGGCACGTGCAAGAAGCCGGCGGAGGCGGCGCGGGTGCGCACGCTGGGCAAGATCTACGCGAACAGTGTCACCGACCCGGACGGCGACACCGTCGCGGTCGAGTTCCAGGCGTCGTGGGACACCGGGGACGGCAAGGGTGTGATCGCGCGGTGGAAGCCGGCGCTCACCTCGTACAAGAAGTCCGGGTCGAGCTTCTCGATCAGCCTGCCGTCCAATGTGCCGCAGAACAAGCAGATCTACTGGCAGGCGCGCAGCTACGACGGGGCGCAGTACTCGCCGTGGTCGTCCTCGGGTGACCCGACGGCCTGCTACTTCTCCTACGACACGAAGGTGCCGAAGGCGCCGTCGATCAGCTCGGGCGAGTACCCGGCCTCGAACCCGGAGGACCCCGAGGACCCGTGGCACGACGGGATGGGCAAGTACGGCACCTTCGAGCTCAAAGCCGCCGACAGTGATGTGACCAAGTACTGGTACGGCGTCAACGGCGACCCCACCTCGAAGAACGCGGTCACCACGTCCGCGGGCGCCGCGAAGGCCATCCGCATGCTGCCGGCCAGGCCGGGACTGAACTTCGTCACCGCGCAGGCCTTCGACCAGGCCGGCAACGCCGGAGAGGTCCGCACCTACCAGTTCCGGGTCAAGGCCGGACAGCCCGAGCGCGCGATGTGGCAGATGGACGAGGAGGCGGGGGCGAGCCAGGCCGTGGGTTCGGCGCCGGAGCGTGTGCTCGAGCTGCGCGGCGGCGCCACACCGGGCGTGCCCGGGGCCAAGGGTACGGCGGTGTCCTTCAACGGAGTCGACGGCTACGCGGTCTCCGACATTCCCACCGTGGACACCTCGGTCGGGTTCTCCGTCTCAGCATGGGCGAAGCTGTCGAAGATGCCGGACCAGGCGGCCATCATCGCCGCCCAGCCCGGCAATTACGCCCCGGGCTTCGAGCTGTACTACTCCAAGTCCTATGACCGGTGGGTGTTCAACCAGTACAAGGCCGATGCCACCGGCGCGGGCATCGTGCGGGCCATGGCGCCTTCCCCGGGTGGGGTCAAGGCGGGGCAGTGGACGCATCTGGTGGGCGTTTACAGCCTGGGCGACAAGGAGTTGAGGCTCTACGTCGACGGTGCACTGGTCGGGAGCACGGCCTACAGCACGCCCTGGGACGCCCGCCGGGGTCTTCAGATCGGCGCCGGCTTCTATGACGGCGGCAGGCTGGCCTCGTTCTTCCCCGGGGCGATCGACGAGGTGCAGATCTTCGAGAAGCCGCTGTCGGCCAATGAGGTGACGCGCCTGTACGGCAAGCAGTCGCTCACCGCGGGCCGTCCGGCGCGGGCGGTGTTCTCGATGGACGAGCCTGCCGACGCGACGCAGCTGGCCGGGAAGGCGGAGGTGCCGGCGGCCACGTTCGTCGGAGGTGTCACCTCTGGGCAGTCGGGCGTCGCGGGCAGGGCGCTGACGCTGAACGGGATCGACGGTTACGCCACCACCAAGCGGCCGCTGCTGTACAACCAGCGCAGCTTCGCCGTGTCCGCGTGGGCCAAACTGCCGAAGACCAAGCCGGACCACGCGGCGATCATCGCCACGCAGACGAGCACGCACAGGCCGGGGATGGAGCTGTACTACTCGGCGGCGTACGACCGCTGGGTGGTCAACCATTACGTGACGGACACGCCGGACGCCAAACTGATCCGGGCCATGCAGCCTGAGGGGCAGACCGCCTACGGGGATACGTGGACGCATCTGGTCGGGGTGTACGACGAGGTCGCGGGCAAGCTGATCCTGTACGTCAACGGCGTGAAGGCCGGCGAGACCGAACTGAAGGTCAGCTGGTACGCGGGTGAGGCAGTGCAGATCGGGGCCGGTTCCTATGACGGCAAGCCGGGCTCGTTCTTCCCGGGCCAGATCGACGACGTACGCCTCTTCGACCGTGTGGTGGGCGCCGAGGAGGTCCAGCAGATGTTCCAGCAGCGCCCGCTGGTCGAGAGCCGGTGGATGTTCGAGGAAACCGCCGGGACCGGCCCGGTAACCACCCCGAACGCGGTGACAGGAGGCAGCGCGCTCACGCTGTACGGGGGCGCGAAGAAGTCGGACTTCGCCTTCATCGACTGGGGCAGTCTGGAACTGAACGGCGTCGGCGCCTACGCGGCCACGACCTCTGTACCGGTCGACACCAGCGGCAGCTACACCGTCACCGCCTGGGCCCAGGCCGCCGCGCTGCCGACGAGCGGTGTCGCGCTGGTCAGCGCCGAGGGCTCCAGCCAGAGTGCCCTCACCGTCCGCTTCGTACCGGACACCGCGAACCCGGAGGGCCTCGGCCACTGGGAGCTGACGCTGCCGGACAAGGACGGCGCGGACGCGACGGTCGTACGCGTGAAGAACAGCGAGTTCTACGACGCGCGGGACTGGAACCACCTGGCCGTCGTCTACGACGGCTTCACCAAACAGGCCCGCCTGTACGTCAACGGAACGCTCCAGGAGGTCTCCTGCGGCAACGGTGACGACGGCGAGGACTGCGGAGGCGGCCAGGTCTCCTGGGCCGAGAACACGCTCGCCTTCAAGGCGGCCAAGTCCTTCCAGGTCGGCCGCGCCAAGACCGACGGGGCCTGGGGAGAGTACTTCCCCGGCCTGGTCGACGACGTCTGGGCCTTCCAAGGCGCGCTGACCGACGAACAGGTCCAAAAGCTGGCCGCCAGCTGGTTCGACGTGCCCACCGAGGTACCTGGCCTCGGCTGACCCGCCCCTTTCCTTCGTTCCTTCTTTCTTCCGCCGGCCACGCCCCTCCGGGGGCGTGGCCGGCCTGGACATCCACGAGGAATTCAACCGCATATGTCTGGAAAAACCAGATCTCGACTGCGCAGGGCAGTGCGACGAAGGGTGGCACTGACGCTGTCCGCCGTCATGGTGGGCACGGTGCTGCAGACCGCCGCCGCATCAGCGGTTCCGACCGCCGGACGTGACCTGCCCGGTCTTCCGTCGGCCGAGAAGCCGGTCAAGGGCGCCGACATCCGCACCGGTGAACCACGTACCGTCGCGAAGGGACCGCGGACGCCCAAGGGCAAGCCGCGGGCGGCCTGGCCCAAGGAGGGCGAGGCGGTCATCACCGTGACCCGGGCCGCCACGGTGAAACAGTCTGCACGGTCCACACGGAGTAACGCCCAAAGCGACGTCGACGCCCGCGTCCTGGGCCACGCCGCCGCCGAGCGCGCCGGTGTGAACGGCGTGGTCTTAACCCTTGAAGCCAGGACGAGCCAAGGCAACCGACCCGGTACGGTCGACGCCTCCCTCGACTACTCCTCCTTCACCGAAGCCTTCGGCGGCAACTACGGTTCCCGGCTCACCCTGGTCGAGCTGCCCGCGTGCGCCCTGGACAAGCCCGACAAGGCGGAGTGCCGTACAGCGACGCCCGTCGAGACGGTCAACGACACCGAGCGGCACACCTTGACCGCACCCGACCTGGCTCTGCGCCAGTCCGGCCCGACGGTCCTCGCGGCCGTCGCCGCGGAGACCGCCGGCAAGGGCGACTACACCGCCACCCCACTGTCCCCGTCCGCGACCTGGGACACCAACCTCAACACCGGCGACTTCACATGGTCGTACGACATCCCGGTGCCCGACGTCCCCGGCGGCCTGACCCCGGACCTCGGCCTGTCGTACTCCTCCGGCTCCATCGACGGGCGCACCAGCAACACCAACAACCAGGCGTCCTGGGTGGGCGACGGCTTCGACCTGTGGTCCGGCTTCATCGAGCGCCGTTACAAGCCGTGCTACGACGACGGCGTCAAGAACGCCGACGGCAACAAGCCCGGCGACCTGTGCTGGGGCTACGACAACGCGTTCATCGCCTTCAACGGCAAGGGCGGCGAGCTTGTTCCCGACGGTGACGACAAGTTCAGATTCAAGCAGGACGACGGCAGCCGAATCGAGCGCCTGCGCTCGACCGACCGGGGCAACGGCGACAACGACGGGGAGTACTGGCGCCTGACCGATCCCGACGGCGTGCGCTACTACTTCGGCTACAACAGGCTGCCCGGTTGGACGGACGGCAAGGAGACCACCAACTCCACCTGGACGGTCCCGGTCTTCGGCAACGACTCCGGCGAGCCCTGCCACAAGACGGCCTTCGCGGACTCCTGGTGCCAGCAGGCCTGGCGCTGGAACCTCGACTACGTCGAGGACCCGCACGGCAACGCGGTCGCCTACTACTACAAACAGGAGAAGAACTCCTACGGCCGCAACCTCGTCGCCAAGAACAACACCCCCTATGTGCGCGGTGGTTCTCTGGACCGCATCGAGTACGGTCTGAAGTCCGGCTCCGTGTACGGCACCAAGCCGCTCGCCAAGGTCGGCTTCACGACCTCGGAGCGCTGCCTGCCGGACACCAGGACCGACTGCTCGGACATCGGCAAGGACGCCTTCTACTGGTACGACACGCCCTGGGACCTCAACTGCGACAGTGGCAAGGACTGTGACAAGGGCCGCCTCTCCCCCGTCTTCTTCACCCGCAAGCGGCTGACCGGCATCACCACCGAGGTGCTCAAGGGCGACACCCACACCAAGGTCGACTCCTGGACGATGGGCCACCGCTGGGGCATGGCGGACACCGACTACCAACTGCTGCTGGACTCCATCCAGCACACCGGTCACACCGCGACCCCTGCAGTCACCCTGCCGAAGACCACCTTCGCCTACACCCAACTGGCCAACCGGCTCGACAGGACCGGCGACGGCTACGCGCCGTTCATCAAGGCGCGGCTGTCCACCGTCGCGGACGAGTACGGCGGCCAGGTCGACGTCAACTACTCGGCGCCCGCCTGCTCCTGGGACGCACTGCCGACCCCGGAGAAGAACACCACACGCTGCTTCCCGCAGTTCATCGGCGGCGACTCGCAAGACGATCCGGAGCGGCAGTGGTTCAACAAGTACGTCGTCACCTCCACGACCACGACCGACCGCACCGGCGGCGCTCCGGACGGCGTGACGCAGTACGAGTACCTGGGCGGCGCGGCCTGGCACCACGACGATGACGACGGGCTGACCAAGCAGAAGCACAAGACGTGGTCGCAGTGGCGCGGCTACGGCCAGGTCCGGGTCACGTCCGGCGGCCAGGGCGGTGCCTCGGCCATGAAGACCCAGCAGGACAGCTACTTCCTGCGCGGCATGGACGGCGACCGCGAGAGCACCTCCGGCGGCACGAAGAAGGTGTCCGTCCCTCTCGGCAGCGGCGAGGGCGACCCGATCACCGACCACGAGTCGGCGGCCGGCTTCGCCTACAGGACCGTCACCTACTCGGGCGTCGGAGGAAAGGTCCTGTCGAAGACCGTCAGCCGGCCCTGGCACCACGAGACGGCCCGGAAGGTCCGCGACTGGGGCACCGTCACCGCCAACCTCACCGGGACCGCCCGGACCGCGTCCTGGACCTCCCTGGACGACGGCGCCGGCAACTCCTGGGCCACCACGGCGTCCGAGTCGACCCACGACTCCGTGGCCGGTCGTGTCACCCAGGTCGACGACCTCGGCGACACGACAACAGCGGCCGACGACCGCTGCACCCGCACCACCTACGCCCCCGGCGGCATCCTCACGCTCGTCGCGCGGCAGGAGACCGTCATCGGCGCCTGCGCCCGTACCCCGGACCGCGCCAAGGACGTCGTGTCCGACGTCCGTACGGCCTACGACGGCGGTGAGTACGGCGACGCCGCCACCAAGGGCGACGCCACCGCGTCCGCGACGCTCAAGAGTCACGACGGCACCAAGGCCACCTACCTGGAGTCCAACGCCACGTTCGACTCCGACGGCCGGCAGCTGACCACCACGGAGCTGACCGCCGACGTCACGGTGACCGGCACGGGCAAGCCCGTCCGCACGGCCCGCAAGGACGGCCGTACGACGACCACCGCCTACAGCCCCGCCACCGGATTCCCGACCAAGGTCACCGAGACGACCCCGCCCGCCACCGCGGGCGTCGCCTCGACGGCCCAGTCCACGGTGACCGAGTTCGAGGCGCTGCGCGGCCGGCCGTCCGCCCAGGTCGATCCCAACGGCAACCGTTCGGAGTTCACCTACGACGCCCTCGGCCGGTCCAGCCGGATCTGGCTCGCCGACCGGCGCACCAGCCAGACCCCGAGCTATGAGTTCACGTACTTCATCGACGAGAACAAGCCGGCCGCGATCCGCACCCAGACCCTCGACAACAACGGAGGCCAGCGCGCCTCCTACGTGATCTACGACGGATTCCTGCGCGAACGGCAGACGCAGGAACCAGGTCCGGACGGCGGCCGTGTCCTCACCGACGTCTTCTACGACGAGCGCGGCCTGACGGCGAAGACGTTCGCGCCCTACTACAACGACGAAGCAGCCCCGAACCGCGCCTTGTTCGGCCCTGACGACGCGCTCAGCGTGGAGACCCAGACCCGGCTCACCCATGACGGGCTCGGCCGCGAGACGGAGATCCGGGACATCGCCGGCAACGGTGACGGCGGCGCCGTCCTCGGCATCACCAGGAAGATCTACGGCGGTGACCGCACCACCGTGATCCCGCCGGAGGGCGGGACCGCCACCACCGTGATCGCCGACGTCCGCGGCCTCGTGACGGAGCTGCGCCAGCACCACGCCCGCAGCGCCGACGCCGCCTTCGACACCACCAGGTACACGTACACGCCCAAGGGAGAGCTGGAGAAGGTCACCGACCCTGCGGGCAACACCTGGCGCTACGGCTACGACCAGCTCGGCCGCGAGACCAGCGTGGACGACCCCGACCGGGGTACGACCATCCGCACCTACGACGACCGCGGCCTGCTCACCACCACGAAGGACGCCCGCGGCACCGTCCTCGCCCACGTCTACGACGGCCTCGACCGCCAGACCGAGCTCCGCGAGGGCTCCGGCACGGGCACGCTCCGCTCGAAGTGGACGTACGACACCGTCAGCGGCGCCAAGGGCCTCCTCGCCGAGGCCACGCGCTACGTCGGCGGAGCCGCGTACACCACCAAGGTCACCCAGTACGACCGCCTCTACAGGCCGGTCAGGACCTCCGTGGTCATCCCCGGGCAGGAGGGCGGTCTGCAGGGCACCTACCAGACCGGCACCTCCTACCTGCCCTCCGGGTTGATCGGCGGTGTGAGCTACTCCGCGGCCGGCTCGCTCCCGGGCGGCAGCCACTCGCTCACGTACGAGCCGGAGACGCTGCGGCCCATCTCCCTGCTGGGCGACGGCTTCAAGGCGGAGACCGGCTACTCCAAGACCGGCAAGCCGCTCCAGTACACGATGTACGGCACGGCCGCCGGCGCCAAGCGGGTCCAGGTCACCAACACCTACGAGTGGGGCACCCAGCGTCTGGCGACCTCACGGGTGGACCGGCAGGACGTGGCCGGAGTCGACCGGTACCACACGTACCGCTACGACCAGGCGGGCAACGTCCTGTCCGTCTCGGACACCTCCCGATCCGGCACGGACACCCAGTGCTTCAGCCACGACTACCTCCAGCGCCTGACGGAGGCATGGACCCAGGGCGACAAGACCTGTGCCGCCGCCCCGTCCGGCGGTGTGCTGGGCGGCCCTGCCCCGTACTGGCAGTCGTACGCCTATGACAAGACCGGCAACCGCCTCGCCGAGACCTTGCACGACCCCTCGGGAGCCAGCGGCAAGGACACCCGGCGGACCTACGGCTACCCGGCGCCGGGCAGCGCCCAGCCGCACGCGCTGACGTCGGTCACCACGCAACACCCCGACGGCACCAGTGCCGAGGAGTCCTACGGCTACGACGCCATCGGCAACACCACGACCCGCGGCGCGCAGAAGCTGGACTGGGACGCCGAAGGCCATCTGGCCAAGGTCGTCGAGCCCGCGGCGGACGGCACCGAGAAGGTCACCGAGTACCTCTACGACGCCGACGGCAACCGTCTGATCGGGCGCACCGGCTCGACGACCACGCTCTATCTCGGCGACACCGAGGTCACCCTGGCCCAGGGCGCCGCCAAGGGCAAGGCCACCCGCTACACCTCCCTCGGCGGCGGCCACCAGGCGGTCAAGTCCGACGACGGGACCATCACCTTCGTCCTCGCCGACCACCAGGGCACCGGCCAGCTCGCGGTCGACGCCGCCACCCAGGGACTGACCCAGCGCCGCACCCTGCCCTTCGGAGGCATCCGGGGAGCCGCACCCGGCTCCTGGGCCGGCACCAGAGGGTTCGTCGGCGGAACCGACGACACCTCCGGCACCGGGCTGACACACCTGGGCGCCCGTGAGTACGACCCCACGACGGGCCGCTTCCTCAGCGTGGACCCGGTCATGGATCTCACGGATCCGCAGCAGCTCAACGGCTACGCCTACGCCGAGAACTCGCCCGTCACCTTCAGCGACAGCACCGGCCAGTGGAAGTGGCTGGACAACGTCATCAAGAAGGGCAAGCAGGCCGCGTCCGGCTTCAAGAACGGTGTCGTCGACGGCTACTACGACCTGGCCGAAGGCTTCTACTCGTTCACCGACACGATGGGCTGGACCCAAGGCAGCGCCCAGAAGATCAAGAACGACCGCGCGGGCAAGGGTCTCGTCAGCGTCTACAAGACCGTCCGGGGACCGGATCAAAGCGGCTCCTGGTACAAGGTCGGGTACTGGGTCGGGAAGTTCGTCACGCCCTTCATTCCGGGGGCCGGCGGGGCCGGCGCGGGGGCCAGGGCGGCTTCGAAACCCGGCACCGTCGCGAAGATCGCACGGGGTGTGCTCAGCAAGCTGTTCTCCGGGGCCGTGAAGAAGGCGGAGCGGCCGAGAGCGGCACCGAAGATCACCTTCGTTCCGGATGTCAGTACGCGCGGCATCGGCGGCAAGAGCATGCCCGCACTGGAGATCCAGAAGGCCCCCGCCGGCTGGACGCATGCCGACCGGATGCAGGAGGCGTCTTCCCAGGTCGCCGATTTCGCCCTCAAGAACTATTCGAGGAAGAAGAGGCTCAAGACCTATGCGGGCGGCTACAACATCGAGACGGGCGACATAGCCCTGGCCCAGTCGGGCGGCTGTAAACCCGGTCCCAGCTACTGCGCCGAGGGCAACGTCGTACGTGCCCTGGGCGGTGACCCCACAAAGGTACGATTCACCATCGCCTACACCGTGGAGTCCAAACCCGACAAGAGCCTCGTCGCTGTCGTGAAGCCCGTGTGCTGGGAATGTCAGTTGGACTACCCGTCTCCGTTCCAGTTTGAATTGGGCGCCGTGCCGGAACCCGGCGGCATCTGGGAGAAGCAGCACTTCTGAGGGGGACAGCAATGGGCACCATGGAGATGGAACTGAGCCTGTACGACTGGGCCCGCCTTCCGTGCCGCCGATGCAAGTCCGCGGAGCACGTCCCGGAAGATCTGCTGCGGATGGCCGGTGGACACACACGGGAGGAGACCGAGCCACGGGGCATCGAAGGCCATGTCTTCCAGGAGACCTGGGGGACGGAGACCGTCGTGCCGGTCGCCCGCGTTCTGATGGCGGGGCTGGCCGGGCACAGTCTCTCTGTCGAGGCCCGGCATCGGTTCCTGGATCTGCTGTGGGGCTTCGTCGTCCTGGACGACGACCATCTCGCCGAAGCGTGCAAGGACGTGGTGCGGAGCGGGATCTGGTCCCTGTACGAGGAAGTGCTCTCGGGCCGGGACAAGGGCAGCGCACGCTTCGCCTACTGGCTCCTGGAGGAGGTGGAGACCGCTCCGGCACGGGTGCAGCGGCTCCTCCAGGTGGCGAGAGACCTGCTGCCGGAGAACCTCGACTAGCCGACGGCTGAGCGCTCCATGAGCGGGCAGGAGTCACGCCGAGAAGGCGGGGCCCTGCCCGTTCTGTTTCACGGGGCCACGAACACATCGACGGCCCGGCCTCTCTCCGTGATGATGGGCCGTAGCCGCCCCAGCGCTGGGCGCGCCATCGTGGACCAGAAAATCGAAACAGCTCAGTGGCGATGAGGGACGCGAGGGGCCTGAGGGTCGTAGTCGAGTGCCCAGGCCATCGCACCGGTCATGACGTCTCCTGCAGCCCAGCGCTGACTCAGTACACGCGTCAGGAAGGCGTCGGGGCTTGACTTGATGTACGGCATACAGCGGCGCCCGTGCGTGGGGACCCGGACGCCGGCGGAGACCGGCCTGCCCAGGATCTCCTCACCCCACGGGTCGAGCTCATTGGCAAGCCGCCCGTCGAACTGCATCTCGTCGAAGTCGAGTTCTCCCCTTCCGACCCTGACGATGTGATCGAAGACTTCCCGCTCGACCGAGACCCACACGCCCACGGTTGCCGTCCTGCCGTCGTCGAGGCCGATGGGCAGCAGCGCACGGGCGAACGCACCGAGGTGGTCGGTCACGACAATCGCATCGTTGACCAGCTTGACGTGCTGCTCGTACTC from Streptomyces sp. 6-11-2 encodes:
- a CDS encoding DUF2199 domain-containing protein, producing MAIWQRKHKTGKIAHLQHDVPPCPCCGGLVDVSDPRFDLSLPQPVAALGEVEYEQHVKLVNDAIVVTDHLGAFARALLPIGLDDGRTATVGVWVSVEREVFDHIVRVGRGELDFDEMQFDGRLANELDPWGEEILGRPVSAGVRVPTHGRRCMPYIKSSPDAFLTRVLSQRWAAGDVMTGAMAWALDYDPQAPRVPHRH